In Rattus norvegicus strain BN/NHsdMcwi chromosome 1, GRCr8, whole genome shotgun sequence, a genomic segment contains:
- the Cd5 gene encoding T-cell surface glycoprotein CD5 precursor produces MDSHEVLLAATYLLGTLAAFCLGQSGRDGPGKKEHEKGRGFVGAQVMLSGSNSKCQGLVEVQMNGMKTVCSSSWRLSQDLWKNANEASTVCQQLGCGNPLALGHLTLWNRPKNQILCQGPPWSFSNCSTSSLGQCLPLSLVCLEPQKTTPLPTTTLPTTMPEPTAPPRLQLVPGHEGLRCTGVVEFYNGSRGGTILYKAKARPVDLGNLICKSLQCGSFLTHLSRIETAGTPAPAELRDPRPLPIRWEAQNGSCTSLQQCFQKTTVQEGSQALAVVCSDFQPKVQSRLVGGSSVCEGIAEVRQRSQWAALCDSSAARGPGRWEELCQEQQCGNLISFHVMDADRTSPGVLCTQEKLSQCYQLQKKTHCKRVFITCKDPNPVGLAPGTVASIILTLVLLVVLMVMCGPLIYKKLVKKFRQKKQRQWIGPTGVNQSMSFHRSHTATVRSQVENPAASHVDNEYSQPPRNSRLSAYPALEGALHRSSTQPDNSSDSDYDLQVAQRL; encoded by the exons CTGCTTTCTGCCTTGGACAGTCTGGAAGGGATGGCCCAGGGAAGAAGGAACATGAGAAAGGAAGGGGCTTCGTAG GTGCCCAGGTGATGCTAAGTGGCTCCAACTCCAAGTGTCAGGGTCTAGTGGAGGTCCAGATGAATGGAATGAAAACGGTGTGCAGTTCCAGTTGGAGGCTGAGCCAGGATCTCTGGAAAAACGCCAATGAGGCCTCTACAGTGTGCCAGCAGCTGGGATGTGGTAACCCTCTGGCCCTTGGCCATTTGACCTTATGGAACAGACCCAAGAACCAGATCCTCTGCCAAGGACCCCCGTGGTCTTTCTCCAACTGCAGCACAAGTTCGCTGGGCCAGTGCCTTCCGCTGAGCCTGGTCTGCCTAG AGCCCCAGAAGACGACACCTCTACCCACAACCACCCTACCCACCACCATGCCGGAGCCCACAG cccctcccagatTGCAGCTGGTGCCAGGACACGAGGGCCTGAGGTGCACAGGTGTGGTGGAATTCTACAATGGCAGCCGGGGTGGCACCATCCTCTATAAGGCCAAGGCCAGGCCCGTGGACCTGGGGAACCTCATCTGTAAGTCTCTGCAGTGTGGCTCTTTCCTGACACATCTGTCCCGGATAGAGACAGCAGGAACTCCAGCTCCTGCAGAGCTGAGGGACCCCAGGCCCTTGCCAATTCGATGGGAGGCCCAGAATGGGAGCTGCACCTCACTACAGCAATGCTTCCAGAAAACAACGGTCCAGGAGGGCAGCCAGGCACTCGCAGTCGTCTGCTCTG ATTTCCAGCCCAAGGTTCAGAGCCGCCTGGTGGGGGGCAGCAGCGTGTGTGAGGGCATCGCTGAAGTTCGCCAGAGGTCACAGTGGGCTGCCCTGTGTGACAGTTCTGCAGCCAGGGGTCCAGGACGGTGGGAGGAGCTATGCCAAGAGCAGCAGTGTGGCAACCTCATCTCCTTCCATGTGATGGATGCTGACAGGACCTCCCCGGGGGTCCTCTGTACCCAGGAGAAGCTGTCTCAGTGTTACCAGCTTCAGAAAAAAACCCACTGCAAGAGGGTATTCATCACAT GCAAAGACCCAAACCCAGTGGGCCTGGCCCCAGGCACTGTGGCAAGCATCATCCTGACCCTGGTACTCCTGGTGGTGCTGATGGTCATGTGCGGTCCTCTGATCTACAAGAAGCTGGTGAAGAAAT TTCGTCAGAAGAAGCAGCGTCAGTGGATTGGTCCCACAGGAGTGAACCAGAGCA TGTCTTTCCATCGAAGCCACACGGCAACTGTGCGGTCCCAGGTTGAGAACCCGGCAGCCTCTCACGTGGACAATGAGTACAGCCAGCCTCCCAGGAACTCTCGCCTGTCGGCTTATCCAG CTCTGGAAGGGGCCCTACACCGCTCTTCCACACAACCTGACAATTCCTCTGACAGTGACTATGACCTGCAAGTGGCTCAGAGACTGTAA